In Tachysurus fulvidraco isolate hzauxx_2018 chromosome 1, HZAU_PFXX_2.0, whole genome shotgun sequence, a single window of DNA contains:
- the slc4a2a gene encoding anion exchange protein 2a, protein MGDSQDIGDTIGTAGLAGHFPAAVPLSPRRHGDDIEDDGDLNKTLGVQRFQQILSPAQRLPAEQHRTFNQEDLEGHRHLPLHIHHPLSKRLPSESRGKKSGRKRRCGGRRRGSASSGGAPTIEEDEQEEEVEEDQCSPQDGDGNATTPTPDNDPDAQAEPVQFFVCDEDSNGTAVVKNNLGISARLLSIVPESALHKSNSSPEDATTTDIIDGVLVQANGRRTSVPLLMSPDASSRLARSYDLQERRRTGDVTAIELAHYQHMPTDESEAQMLATVDLDGMKSHRFEDVPGVRRHLVRKCSKGQVVHISKDHKEPSGRCRKLDRTPHEVFVELNELVMDKNQEMQWRETARWIKFEEDVEEETDRWGKPHVASLSFRSLLELRRTISHGVVLLDLDQRTLPGIAHQVVEQMIISDQIRAEDRANVLRALLLKHSHPSDGKEHSSFHRNISAASLTSLMPHHHSNNHVAPPEPTAADPLIAGSTDSDSQPCADIDKNEKDIPLVLGLHKSKSKHEFKLLEKIPENAEATVVLVGRVDFLDQPSMAFVRLQEAVLLESVLEVPIPVRFLFVLLGPPIANMDYHQIGRSISTLMSDKQFHEAAYSADERGDLLTAINSFLDCSIVLPPSEVGGDELLYSVAQFQREMLRKRHEQEVKLQAKEPKRPEDEALLPPDKPVDDPLRRTGRPFGGAIRDARNRYPKYLSDFKDALNPQCMAAVIFIYFAALSPAITFGGLLGDKTEGLMGVSELIVATAVQGILFCLLGAQPLLVVGFSGPLLVFEEAFYSFCTSYEMEYLTGRVWIGFWLVIIVVVMVAFEGSFLVRFVSRFTQEIFSFLISLIFIYETFAKLAKIFRDHPLTSCNSTTENNTTPELLGNSSTTRDLAAKELNQPNTALLSLVLMSGTFFIAFYLRKFKNSAFFPGSLRRVIGDFGVPIAIFFMVLLDYSIKDTFTQKLSVPDGFSVTSPEKRGWVINPLGSDGQFPVWMMAASVLPALLVFILIFMETQITTLIVSKKERMLVKGSGFHLDLLIIVAVGGISALFGLPWLAAATVRSVTHANALTVMSKAVAPGDKPRIQEVKEQRVTGLLVAVLVGLSIVIGDVLRKIPIAVLFGIFLYMGVMSLNGIQLTERMMLLLMPPKYHPDHMYVRKVRTLRMHLFTCIQVVCLAGLWAVMSTQASLAFPFVLILTVPIRKFLLSRIFTQREMNCLDADEAEPTFNMIDGQDEYTEMHVPV, encoded by the exons ATGGGCGACTCTCAGGACATTGGAGACACCATTGGGACTGCAGGACTGGCTGGACATTTT CCGGCTGCCGTGCCTCTTTCTCCACGTCGGCACGGTGACGACATCGAAGACGATGGCGACCTGAACAAGACTCTGGGAGTGCAGCGCTTCCAACAGATCCTCTCCCCAGCACAGCGGCTACCTGCCGAGCAGCACCGCACCTTCAACCAGGAGGATTTAGAAG GCCATCGTCACTTACCTCTGCATATCCACCACCCACTATCCAAGCGGCTGCCGTCTGAGAGCCGGGGGAAGAAGAGCGGGCGCAAGAGGAGGTGCGGGGGGAGGAGAAGGGGCTCGGCTAGCAGCGGCGGAGCTCCCACTATAGAGGAGGATGAGCAAGAGGAGGAAGTAGAGGAGGACCAGTGTAGCCCACAGGATGGAGACGGGAACGCCACTACACCTACACCTGACAACGATCCGGACGCTCAGGCAGAGCCAGTGCAg TTCTTTGTGTGTGATGAGGACTCCAATGGCACCGCTGTGGTCAAAAATAACCTGGGCATTTCAGCTCGATTGCTGTCTATCGTCCCCGAGTCAGCCCTACACAAGAGCAACAGTAGCCCAGAGGACGCCACTACAACCGA CATCATCGACGGCGTGCTTGTCCAGGCCAACGGCAGGAGGACGTCTGTTCCGTTGCTCATGTCTCCTGATGCCAGCTCCAGGTTGGCGCGTAGCTACGACCTGCAGGAGCGCCGGCGCACTGGAGACGTAACCGCCATCGAGCTGGCTCACTATCAGCACATGCCGACTGACGAGAGCGAGGCACAGATGTTGGCCACCGTCGACTTGGATGGCATGAAGa GTCACCGCTTTGAAGATGTCCCTGGTGTGCGGCGTCACCTGGTCCGGAAGTGCAGCAAGGGGCAGGTGGTGCACATCAGCAAGGACCACAAAGAGCCGAGCGGCCGCTGCCGCAAGCTGGACAGAACCCCGCACGAG GTTTTTGTGGAGCTGAATGAGCTGGTGATGGATAAGAATCAGGAGATGCAGTGGAGAGAGACGGCTCGCTGGATCAAGTTTGAGGAGGATGTGGAGGAGGAAACGGACCGCTGGGGAAAACCACACGTCGCTTCGCTGTCATTCCGCAGCCTGCTGGAGCTGCGTAGGACCATCTCAcatg GTGTCGTGCTGCTGGACCTGGACCAGAGGACGCTGCCTGGCATCGCACATCAGGTGGTGGAGCAGATGATCATCTCCGACCAGATCCGAGCAGAAGACCGAGCCAACGTGCTTCGAGCACTGCTGCTCAAACACAG TCACCCGAGTGATGGGAAGGAGCACAGTTCGTTCCACAGGAACATCTCGGCAGCCAGCCTTACCTCACTGATGCCtcatcaccatagcaacaacCACGTCGCCCCTCCAGAACCTACTGCCGCCGACCCGCTCATAGCAGGAAGCACCGATTCGGACTCCCAACCCTGTGCCGACATCGACAAGAACGAG AAAGATATTCCTCTAGTGCTGGGCTTGCACAAATCCAAATCAAAGCACGAGTTCAAGCTTCTGGAGAAGATCCCAGAAAACGCCGAGGCCACCGTCGTGCTTGTGG GCCGGGTGGACTTCCTGGACCAGCCGTCTATGGCTTTTGTGCGTCTGCAGGAGGCGGTGCTGCTGGAGTCAGTGCTGGAGGTGCCAATACCAGTGCGCTTCTTATTCGTCCTCCTCGGCCCACCCATCGCAAACATGGACTACCATCAGATCGGTCGCTCCATATCAACCCTGATGTCTGACAAA CAATTTCACGAGGCTGCGTATTCAGCAGACGAGCGCGGTGACCTGCTCACAGCCATCAACAGCTTTCTGGACTGCAGCATCGTGCTTCCTCCGTCAGAGGTCGGAGGCGACGAGCTGCTGTACTCTGTGGCACAGTTCCAGCGAGAGATGCTGCGCAAGAGACACGAGCAAGAGGTCAAATTACAGGCCAAGGAACCCAAGAGGCCAGAGGATGAGG CTCTTTTGCCCCCAGATAAACCTGTAGACGACCCCCTGAGGAGGACAGGACGCCCGTTTGGTGGGGCCATACGAGACGCACGCAACCGTTACCCAAAATACCTCAGCGACTTTAAGGATGCCCTCAACCCTCAGTGCATGGCTGCTGTCATATTCATTTACTTTGCTGCCCTCTCTCCTGCCATTACTTTTGGAGGACTGTTGG GTGATAAGACCGAGGGCTTAATGGGCGTGTCGGAGCTAATCGTTGCCACTGCAGTCCAGgggattttgttttgtctgcttGGAGCTCAGCCGCTCCTAGTGGTTGGTTTTTCTGGCCCTTTGTTAGTGTTTGAAGAAGCGTTCTATTCT TTCTGCACATCCTACGAAATGGAGTACCTGACGGGACGGGTGTGGATCGGGTTTTGGCTGGTGATTATCGTGGTGGTCATGGTGGCCTTTGAGGGAAGCTTCTTGGTGCGTTTCGTTTCCCGTTTCACGCAAGAGATCTTCTCCTTTCTCATCTCACTCATCTTCATCTACGAGACATTTGCCAAGCTTGCCAAG ATCTTCAGAGATCATCCTCTCACCTCTTGCAACAGTACTACAGAAAACAACACTACCCCAGAGTTACTGGGCAACTCCAGCACAACCCGAGACTTGGCCGCGAAAGAACTGAACCAGCCCAATACGGCCCTGCTGTCCCTGGTGCTCATGTCCGGAACCTTCTTCATTGCCTTCTACCTGCGCAAGTTTAAGAACAGCGCCTTCTTCCCTGGCAGT CTCCGCAGGGTGATTGGAGATTTTGGAGTTCCCATCGCTATCTTCTTCATGGTTTTGTTGGATTATAGCATCAAAGACACCTTCACCCAG AAGCTGAGCGTGCCGGACGGCTTCAGCGTGACCAGTCCAGAGAAACGGGGCTGGGTGATCAACCCGCTGGGCTCTGACGGTCAGTTCCCGGTCTGGATGATGGCTGCCAGTGTTCTACCTGCCCTACTCGTTTTCATCCTTATCTTCATGGAGACACAGATCACCAC tcttaTCGTGAGTAAAAAGGAGAGGATGCTGGTGAAGGGTTCTGGCTTTCATTTGGACCTGTTGATCATCGTAGCCGTGGGTGGGATCTCGGCACTGTTTGGTCTGCCCTGGCTGGCTGCTGCAACCGTGCGCTCCGTTACCCACGCAAATGCCCTCACTGTCATGAGTAAGGCTGTGGCACCTGGTGATAAACCCCGCATCCaggaggtaaaggagcagaggGTGACTGGACTTCTGGTAGCGGTTCTTGTTG GTCTTTCCATTGTAATTGGAGACGTGTTGAGGAAGATCCCCATTGCTGTTCTGTTTGGTATTTTTCTCTACATGGGGGTTATGTCCCTCAACGGCATCCAGCTGACTGAGCGAATGATGCTGCTTCTGATGCCTCCAAAATATCACCCGGACCATATGTATGTGCGGAAG GTGCGCACTCTACGCATGCACCTTTTTACATGCATCCAAGTGGTGTGTTTGGCGGGGCTCTGGGCCGTCATGTCCACCCAAGCCTCGTTAGCTTTTCCCTTCGTCCTTATCCTCACCGTGCCCATCAGGAAGTTCCTGCTGTCGAGGATCTTCACCCAGCGCGAAATGaattgt CTTGACGCAGATGAAGCGGAGCCCACATTCAACATGATCGATGGACAAGACGAGTACACGGAGATGCACGTGCCGGTATGA